One segment of Massilia sp. Se16.2.3 DNA contains the following:
- the yiaA gene encoding inner membrane protein YiaA has protein sequence MTTVQRPTAAFVGASWGALIIGAAAFLWGLWNAQMQLNEKGYYLSLLLYGLFAAISLQKSVRDRSEGIPVTGLYFGLCWFSLFAVIALLTVGLWNATLAPSEKGFYAMSFVLSLFAVVAVQKSSIILNKP, from the coding sequence GTGACTACCGTTCAACGACCGACCGCTGCTTTCGTGGGTGCTTCCTGGGGTGCGCTGATCATCGGCGCGGCTGCCTTCCTGTGGGGACTGTGGAATGCCCAGATGCAGCTCAACGAAAAGGGCTATTACCTGTCGCTGCTGCTCTACGGTTTGTTCGCCGCGATCTCGCTGCAGAAATCGGTGCGCGACCGCAGCGAGGGCATTCCCGTGACGGGTCTGTATTTCGGCCTGTGCTGGTTTTCGCTGTTCGCCGTCATCGCGCTGCTGACGGTCGGCCTGTGGAACGCGACGCTGGCGCCGAGCGAAAAGGGTTTCTATGCGATGTCCTTCGTGCTGAGCCTGTTCGCCGTGGTCGCCGTGCAGAAGTCAAGCATCATATTGAATAAACCGTAA
- the crcB gene encoding fluoride efflux transporter CrcB, which yields MNWLAVGAGAAIGAWLRWGLGNWLTNAHAQLQGGTLAANLIGGYLIGIALGFFSGNPHIAPEWRLFIVTGFLGGLTTFSSFSGESVVLMQRGAYGWALAHTLLHLVGSLVLCVAGFATWRALRG from the coding sequence TTGAACTGGCTGGCGGTGGGCGCCGGCGCGGCGATCGGCGCCTGGCTGCGCTGGGGCCTCGGCAACTGGCTGACGAACGCGCACGCCCAGCTGCAGGGGGGCACGCTGGCCGCGAACCTGATCGGCGGCTACCTGATCGGCATCGCCCTCGGCTTTTTCTCGGGCAACCCGCACATCGCGCCCGAGTGGCGCCTCTTCATCGTCACGGGCTTTCTCGGCGGTTTGACGACCTTTTCGAGTTTTTCAGGCGAATCAGTAGTACTTATGCAACGCGGCGCCTACGGCTGGGCGCTCGCGCATACGCTGCTGCACCTGGTCGGTTCGCTTGTCCTGTGCGTCGCCGGCTTCGCCACCTGGCGCGCCTTGCGCGGCTAG
- a CDS encoding DUF2804 family protein, whose amino-acid sequence MSLAPAPVDVVGSDGLPLCGRFRGLAGAPGWTHLAAPHARGALWRRLHHKRWHFVALATEEVFCAVAVVDIGWSNTAFAYVFDRATGAFLMRSRRSAFRA is encoded by the coding sequence ATGAGCCTGGCGCCGGCCCCGGTCGATGTGGTCGGCAGCGACGGCCTGCCGCTGTGCGGGCGGTTCCGGGGCCTGGCCGGCGCACCCGGCTGGACGCACCTGGCAGCGCCACACGCACGCGGCGCCCTGTGGCGGCGCCTGCACCACAAGCGCTGGCATTTCGTGGCGCTGGCGACCGAGGAGGTGTTCTGCGCCGTGGCGGTGGTCGACATCGGCTGGAGCAACACGGCCTTTGCCTATGTGTTCGACCGCGCCACGGGCGCTTTCCTGATGCGTTCTCGCCGCTCGGCCTTCCGGGCTTGA
- a CDS encoding DUF349 domain-containing protein, translating into MMDALEAALQQGSLGTAAELDKSLKETKGTGMRLTAAQADRLAQLRAELKRLSDWARWGGNVSREELIKTVEGLTTQNLPMAELAKKVGSMRERWKALDSLSGAAPKSLWERFDRACSAAYAPAAAHFRHLADERHANAARGEALVQEAEAEIARLQSGEADWKHVAGTVQRLRLAWSHLGAIDRKDKKRLDQRFGAALTTLQGPLEEQRKMEVSGRERLIEEVAALDPHDRHAVDRLRDIQARWQEHARALPLERKAEQALWQRFRAACDDLFARRKESAHAADNERRAHETAKEAISARLEAAAPDATPASAGKLLREAAAEWQAIGPVPRAHEARVEKRYHEAVAKVQHHADLARRAAGMLVAGAVRDKLRTCQALEDALARQDVVLDAGEWRQRWAALVPAGAEYDTVLDARFEAALHATDGDRGAYARLLEANRTTLLNELLRQEVAAGIDSGAEFARDRLRLQVEALQSTLKAGGKDSGKGAGKGVGQGAGQGAGQGAAAQGLRSLCALPALADERTAMRVEQLVMRTAGEAR; encoded by the coding sequence ATGATGGACGCGCTGGAAGCGGCCCTCCAGCAGGGCTCGCTCGGCACCGCGGCCGAGCTCGACAAGTCACTGAAGGAGACCAAGGGCACGGGCATGCGCCTGACGGCCGCCCAGGCCGACCGCCTGGCCCAGCTGCGCGCGGAACTGAAACGCCTGTCCGACTGGGCGCGCTGGGGCGGCAACGTCTCGCGCGAAGAGCTCATCAAGACGGTCGAAGGCCTGACGACCCAGAACCTGCCGATGGCGGAACTGGCCAAGAAAGTGGGCAGCATGCGCGAGCGCTGGAAGGCGCTCGACAGCCTGTCCGGGGCGGCGCCGAAAAGCCTGTGGGAGCGCTTCGACCGCGCCTGCAGCGCCGCCTACGCCCCGGCCGCCGCACACTTCCGCCACCTGGCCGACGAGCGCCACGCGAATGCCGCGCGCGGCGAGGCGCTGGTGCAGGAAGCCGAGGCCGAGATCGCGCGCCTGCAGTCCGGCGAAGCCGACTGGAAGCACGTGGCCGGCACGGTGCAGCGCCTGCGCCTGGCCTGGAGCCACCTGGGCGCCATCGACCGCAAGGACAAGAAGCGTCTCGACCAGCGCTTCGGTGCCGCGCTCACAACCCTGCAGGGACCGCTCGAAGAGCAGCGCAAGATGGAAGTGAGCGGGCGCGAACGCCTGATCGAGGAAGTCGCGGCGCTCGACCCGCACGACCGCCACGCCGTCGACCGCCTGCGCGACATCCAGGCCCGCTGGCAGGAACATGCGCGCGCGCTTCCGCTCGAACGCAAGGCCGAGCAGGCCTTGTGGCAGCGTTTCCGCGCCGCCTGCGACGATCTGTTCGCGCGGCGCAAGGAGAGCGCGCACGCGGCGGACAATGAGCGGCGCGCCCACGAGACGGCGAAAGAGGCGATCAGCGCCCGGCTGGAAGCGGCCGCGCCTGACGCCACCCCCGCCAGCGCCGGCAAGCTGCTGCGCGAGGCGGCGGCCGAATGGCAGGCGATCGGCCCGGTACCGCGGGCCCACGAGGCGCGCGTCGAGAAGCGCTACCACGAGGCCGTGGCCAAGGTGCAGCACCACGCCGACCTGGCCCGTCGCGCCGCCGGCATGCTTGTTGCCGGCGCCGTACGCGACAAGCTGCGCACCTGCCAGGCGCTGGAAGACGCACTGGCGCGCCAGGACGTGGTGCTCGATGCCGGCGAGTGGCGCCAGCGCTGGGCCGCCCTGGTGCCTGCCGGTGCCGAGTACGACACGGTACTCGACGCCCGTTTCGAGGCCGCCTTGCATGCCACGGACGGCGACCGCGGCGCCTACGCCCGCCTGCTCGAAGCGAACCGCACGACCCTCCTCAACGAATTGCTGCGCCAGGAAGTCGCGGCAGGCATCGACAGCGGCGCCGAATTCGCGCGCGACCGCTTGCGGCTCCAGGTCGAGGCCCTGCAATCGACGCTGAAAGCAGGCGGCAAGGACAGTGGCAAAGGCGCGGGCAAGGGAGTCGGGCAGGGCGCAGGACAGGGCGCAGGACAGGGTGCGGCCGCGCAGGGCTTGCGCAGCCTGTGCGCGCTGCCGGCCCTGGCCGACGAGCGCACTGCCATGCGCGTCGAGCAGCTCGTGATGCGCACGGCGGGCGAGGCCAGGTGA
- a CDS encoding site-specific integrase yields MNNMPSVTHPNTTVSNRFSGRFEISAVATTANGVVFDPRSDLWSFKDGTKSVHIDFSSLVELGEELHWGLRKTLIWTAENLAAGTLSATFENLCRLCRVIKGGADGLTRSFTAVSLLNARNVLKESDPSEICFRSCRPFLKRMGKLGFPGISACGAKYLSETKLRGVTSGSVISQLDPVVGPFTDMERETIFDALYSGYANGSIPLSRYVLAWLVALFGQRPKQYALLKLLDLQIIREDSRERCVLKIPQVKARGEAERSRFQEMDLIPELAALMLEYKSQMLNQYVGLLPDPESGPLFPSRGKSAGANVKGFEYHMLAVTITDEIRATFSNLSAISERTGAQMVFNVYRFRYTLGTNCIREGLGVAGTALRLGHTTTISVRPYVALAGAFELHDRVEFSTAARLGTIAQAFKGVLIKTVTNADLDPALHITSPIIDKSMQKGVGRCGKEDFCGFNKPIACYTCFLFNAWLDGPHQLVYDYLEKDRARLLKAGCSAAIVSVNDRAMMAVASVIVQCADEYSKRSSSGDVS; encoded by the coding sequence ATGAACAATATGCCAAGCGTCACACATCCAAACACGACGGTATCAAATAGATTCTCGGGTCGTTTCGAAATATCGGCTGTTGCAACAACTGCAAATGGTGTGGTCTTTGACCCACGAAGCGACCTGTGGAGTTTCAAGGATGGTACCAAATCCGTGCATATCGATTTTTCGAGTCTGGTCGAACTTGGTGAGGAGCTGCACTGGGGATTACGGAAGACACTTATATGGACGGCAGAGAACTTGGCCGCAGGGACATTGAGCGCTACATTCGAGAATCTCTGCCGTTTGTGTAGAGTTATCAAGGGAGGCGCAGATGGCTTGACTAGAAGTTTTACGGCGGTCAGTCTTCTCAATGCGCGCAACGTGTTAAAAGAATCTGACCCGAGCGAAATTTGTTTTCGAAGCTGCAGGCCTTTTCTAAAACGCATGGGTAAGCTTGGTTTTCCTGGAATCTCTGCGTGCGGAGCAAAGTACTTGTCAGAGACTAAACTTCGCGGCGTTACAAGCGGTAGTGTAATTAGTCAGCTAGACCCGGTTGTTGGTCCATTTACAGACATGGAACGGGAGACTATATTTGATGCGTTGTATTCAGGTTACGCAAACGGCAGTATTCCGCTTTCAAGATATGTGCTGGCTTGGCTAGTCGCGTTATTTGGGCAGCGTCCTAAGCAATATGCGCTTCTCAAATTATTGGACCTTCAAATTATACGCGAGGACAGTCGTGAGCGCTGTGTTTTGAAAATTCCACAGGTTAAAGCACGGGGTGAGGCAGAACGGAGTCGGTTCCAGGAAATGGACTTAATACCTGAGTTGGCTGCGTTGATGCTTGAGTACAAGAGCCAAATGCTGAACCAATATGTTGGTTTGCTCCCCGACCCCGAGTCTGGTCCTCTTTTTCCAAGTAGGGGAAAGAGCGCTGGCGCGAACGTTAAGGGTTTTGAGTATCACATGTTGGCGGTGACGATAACGGACGAGATTCGTGCCACGTTTTCTAATCTTAGCGCCATCAGCGAAAGAACGGGTGCGCAAATGGTATTTAATGTGTATCGTTTTAGGTACACGTTGGGTACAAATTGTATACGGGAGGGGTTAGGGGTAGCGGGAACTGCACTCAGACTTGGCCATACGACGACTATAAGCGTGCGGCCGTATGTGGCGCTAGCGGGTGCATTCGAGTTACACGATAGGGTCGAGTTTTCTACTGCTGCGCGATTGGGGACTATTGCCCAGGCATTTAAAGGCGTGTTGATAAAAACTGTGACTAACGCAGACTTAGACCCGGCACTTCATATCACCAGTCCTATAATCGACAAATCAATGCAAAAAGGTGTAGGTCGATGTGGCAAGGAGGACTTTTGTGGCTTTAATAAGCCGATTGCTTGCTACACTTGTTTTCTCTTCAATGCATGGCTGGATGGCCCACACCAGTTAGTGTATGACTACCTTGAGAAAGATAGAGCTCGGCTTTTGAAGGCCGGCTGCTCAGCGGCCATTGTCAGCGTGAATGATAGGGCAATGATGGCCGTCGCCAGCGTAATTGTTCAGTGCGCTGATGAATATTCGAAGAGGTCGTCTTCAGGTGACGTATCGTGA
- a CDS encoding SbcC/MukB-like Walker B domain-containing protein, with translation MGGEIRSVNSLSGGESFLVSLALALGLASLSSNRVRVESLFIDEGFGSLDSDTLGVAMDALDALQSMGRKVGVISHVHEMTERIAAKILVRPSGGGSSTVMVN, from the coding sequence ATGGGCGGCGAGATCCGCTCCGTCAATTCGCTCTCGGGCGGCGAATCCTTCCTGGTGTCGCTGGCGCTGGCCCTGGGCCTGGCTTCGCTGTCCTCGAACCGGGTACGGGTGGAATCGCTCTTCATCGACGAAGGCTTCGGTTCGCTCGACAGCGATACCCTGGGGGTGGCGATGGACGCGCTCGACGCCCTGCAATCGATGGGCAGGAAAGTCGGCGTGATCTCGCACGTGCACGAAATGACGGAGCGGATCGCGGCGAAGATCCTGGTGCGGCCGAGTGGCGGGGGCAGCAGCACCGTGATGGTGAACTGA
- the moaE gene encoding molybdopterin synthase catalytic subunit MoaE has translation MAPSSGQTGQVRVQSADFDLGQELARLRENDARVGAVVSFVGTVRDMNEGSQVAEMELEHYPGMTERALEDIVAQAHARWPLYKALVIHRVGPLKPMEQIVLVACSAAHRGEAFAACEFIIDYLKTDAPFWKKEQTPEGARWVDARISDDSAKAKWVQA, from the coding sequence ATCGCGCCTTCAAGCGGGCAAACGGGCCAGGTGCGCGTCCAGAGCGCCGACTTCGACCTCGGCCAGGAGCTGGCGCGCCTGCGCGAGAACGACGCCCGCGTCGGCGCGGTCGTCAGTTTCGTCGGCACCGTGCGCGACATGAACGAAGGTTCCCAGGTCGCCGAGATGGAACTCGAGCACTATCCGGGCATGACGGAGCGTGCGCTGGAAGACATCGTGGCGCAGGCGCATGCGCGCTGGCCGCTCTACAAGGCCCTGGTGATCCACCGCGTCGGCCCGCTGAAGCCCATGGAGCAGATCGTCCTCGTTGCCTGCAGCGCCGCCCACCGCGGCGAGGCCTTTGCCGCCTGCGAGTTCATCATCGACTACCTCAAGACCGACGCGCCATTCTGGAAGAAGGAACAGACGCCAGAGGGTGCGCGCTGGGTCGATGCCCGCATCAGCGACGACAGCGCCAAGGCGAAGTGGGTCCAGGCTTGA
- a CDS encoding tyrosine-type recombinase/integrase — protein MRAIMVLELACRILDIDLTERLKSSKLLLLFEVERIVDLCKQKLERILPLLEVKEVALHGRNVKIMKLYQKLPTVPKRDAITSYRDRVAYIRDYVNERALRALYSLDRDNERYLRLETARVHTFEMFDARVPARPKPKEQSTSLSESQINDLWRITDPLADENPFRDEFGRYRNALLMQWLILLGLRRGELLGIRLEDIDWQRAVVRVLRRQDSKVDKRRRPAKVKTIEGEIPLSHDLMAATYEYIVSPNLRKSQAQDDMPFLFLARGGGALTESALQHIFRKIRESCPALPKKLSSQMCRHTCNYILSLGFERDGVLDTDEAQRRRVLMRWSAISTMPDHYNKRRIKEKAHQSSLKAQNEQYAKRHTSKHDGIK, from the coding sequence TTGCGTGCAATTATGGTGTTAGAACTGGCCTGCCGCATTCTCGATATTGACCTGACCGAGAGGTTGAAATCAAGCAAACTACTCTTACTTTTCGAAGTTGAAAGAATAGTTGACCTTTGCAAACAGAAGCTCGAGCGTATCCTACCGCTCCTGGAAGTCAAGGAAGTTGCGTTGCATGGGCGCAATGTGAAAATTATGAAGCTGTACCAAAAGCTTCCTACAGTCCCAAAGCGAGATGCGATAACATCCTATCGCGACCGAGTTGCCTACATACGCGACTACGTCAACGAGAGAGCCCTGCGTGCTCTATATTCGCTTGACCGAGATAACGAGCGATACCTCCGACTCGAGACTGCACGGGTTCACACGTTCGAGATGTTTGATGCGAGGGTTCCTGCAAGGCCCAAGCCGAAGGAACAAAGCACTTCCTTAAGTGAGTCGCAAATCAATGACTTGTGGCGCATTACCGACCCCCTGGCTGACGAAAATCCCTTCCGAGATGAATTCGGTCGCTATCGCAACGCTCTTCTTATGCAGTGGCTCATCCTTTTGGGATTGCGTCGTGGCGAATTATTAGGTATTAGACTTGAAGATATCGATTGGCAGCGCGCCGTCGTCCGGGTTCTTAGGCGCCAAGATTCTAAGGTAGATAAGCGTCGTCGGCCTGCAAAAGTCAAAACCATAGAAGGTGAAATTCCGCTGTCTCATGACCTTATGGCAGCAACTTACGAATATATAGTTTCTCCAAATTTACGAAAATCACAAGCACAAGACGATATGCCATTTCTATTTTTGGCACGAGGCGGTGGAGCGTTGACAGAAAGTGCACTTCAACATATTTTTCGGAAGATTCGTGAGTCGTGTCCCGCGCTACCCAAAAAATTATCATCTCAAATGTGCCGCCATACATGTAACTACATCTTATCACTTGGGTTCGAGAGAGATGGGGTATTAGACACGGATGAAGCCCAACGGCGTAGAGTTCTGATGCGGTGGTCAGCGATATCAACGATGCCCGACCATTACAACAAGCGTCGCATCAAAGAGAAAGCGCATCAATCGTCATTGAAAGCACAGAATGAACAATATGCCAAGCGTCACACATCCAAACACGACGGTATCAAATAG
- a CDS encoding DUF2804 family protein, protein MEGARFALPGRRIVIDADGAHGHRLQVRAGGMRIDARYAGEGPRLLAVGPTLDGGAVHSTQKSPGLALEGRLEAGGRHYRLDGGTASYDYSNGLLGRQTHWRWISAHGPRLGFNLQTGYFGDAENALWLDGELIPLGAVRIAVEASGAWQLDTEDGLLALRFVPEGMRHDDKHLVVASSRLRRGIGRFDGWVRVRADGPRHPVSDLCGLAEDHRAVW, encoded by the coding sequence ATGGAAGGCGCGCGCTTCGCATTGCCGGGGCGGCGCATCGTCATCGACGCGGATGGCGCACACGGGCACCGGCTGCAGGTGCGCGCCGGCGGCATGCGCATCGACGCCCGCTACGCAGGCGAGGGGCCGCGCCTGCTGGCGGTCGGGCCGACACTGGACGGCGGCGCCGTCCACAGCACCCAGAAGTCGCCCGGCCTGGCCTTGGAGGGCAGGCTGGAAGCGGGCGGGCGCCACTACCGGTTGGATGGCGGCACCGCCAGCTACGATTATTCGAATGGCCTGCTGGGGCGGCAGACGCACTGGCGCTGGATCTCGGCGCATGGGCCGCGGCTCGGTTTTAACTTGCAAACAGGCTATTTTGGCGACGCCGAGAACGCACTCTGGCTCGATGGCGAACTGATCCCGCTGGGGGCGGTGCGGATCGCCGTCGAGGCGAGCGGCGCCTGGCAACTCGACACGGAGGACGGCTTGTTGGCGCTGCGCTTCGTGCCTGAGGGAATGCGCCACGATGACAAGCACCTGGTGGTCGCGAGCAGCCGCTTGCGCCGGGGAATCGGCCGCTTCGACGGCTGGGTGCGCGTGCGGGCTGACGGCCCGCGCCATCCGGTCAGCGACCTGTGCGGCCTGGCCGAGGACCACCGCGCCGTCTGGTAA
- a CDS encoding AAA family ATPase: protein MKILRIAGRNLASLAGDFCVDFESEPLASSGLFAISGPTGAGKSTLLDALCLAFYMATRRACRDAAAVAPCPTPAANRYRPSTPATCCAAVRPRAMRKSISSATTASTTARAGVCAVRATGSAACCRPRT from the coding sequence ATGAAGATCCTGCGTATCGCGGGACGCAACCTGGCGTCCCTGGCGGGCGACTTTTGCGTCGACTTCGAGAGCGAGCCGCTGGCGTCAAGCGGCCTGTTCGCCATCAGCGGCCCGACCGGCGCGGGAAAAAGCACCCTGCTCGACGCCCTCTGCCTGGCTTTTTATATGGCAACACGCCGCGCCTGCAGGGACGCGGCAGCCGTGGCGCCCTGCCCGACGCCGGCGGCGAATCGGTATCGACCCTCGACGCCCGCAACCTGCTGCGCCGCGGTGCGGCCGAGGGCCATGCGGAAGTCGATTTCGTCGGCAACGACGGCGTCCACTACCGCGCGCGCTGGAGTGTGCGCCGTTCGCGCAACAGGGTCAGCGGCCTGCTGCAGGCCTCGAACATGA
- a CDS encoding exonuclease SbcCD subunit D has protein sequence MRLLHTSDWHLGQTLHNYDRTYEHQCFLDWLLDTIVQEEADALLIAGDIFDNANPSSAAQRQLYRFLQQAKTRAPRLQIVVIAGNHDSPGRLEAPGPLLEAHGTIVIGNVVRGPDGTIDLERLVVPLRDKMGEVKAWCLGVPFLRPGDVPRPDTEGDAYLNGIALLYRQAFERAKARRHPGQAILAMGHCHMVDGQSSIDSERRIVIGGTEALPASIFDPEIAYAALGHLHLAQRVWKKDHLRYSGSPLPLSFSEIGYQHQVLRIDLDGPVAKEVTPLFVPRAVELLRVPPKPAPSARGAGSARRPRARSRPAAAMLALPEVRVLLDGPEPGLRAQVEAAIAGKPVRLAKIEPTRKVVTRADGADALTLDQLAQLQPDDIFRRLWQQRFGEDAPIDQLTAFAELMLPGDTERA, from the coding sequence ATGCGGCTGTTGCACACTTCCGACTGGCACCTTGGCCAGACCCTGCACAACTACGACCGGACCTACGAACACCAGTGCTTCCTCGACTGGCTGCTCGATACCATCGTGCAGGAAGAAGCCGACGCGCTGCTGATCGCGGGCGATATCTTCGACAACGCCAATCCCTCGTCCGCCGCCCAGCGCCAGCTCTACCGTTTCCTGCAGCAGGCGAAAACGCGCGCGCCGCGGCTGCAGATTGTCGTCATCGCCGGCAACCACGATTCGCCTGGCCGGCTGGAAGCGCCCGGCCCGCTGCTGGAAGCGCATGGCACCATCGTGATCGGCAACGTCGTGCGCGGCCCGGACGGCACGATCGACCTCGAGCGCCTGGTGGTGCCCCTGAGGGACAAGATGGGCGAGGTCAAGGCCTGGTGCCTGGGCGTGCCTTTCCTGCGCCCGGGCGACGTCCCGCGGCCGGATACCGAAGGCGACGCCTACCTGAACGGCATCGCCCTGCTCTACCGCCAGGCCTTTGAACGCGCGAAGGCGCGGCGCCACCCCGGCCAGGCGATCCTGGCCATGGGCCATTGCCACATGGTCGATGGCCAGTCCTCGATCGACTCCGAGCGGCGCATCGTCATCGGCGGCACCGAGGCGCTGCCTGCTTCGATCTTCGATCCCGAAATCGCCTATGCCGCGCTCGGCCACCTGCACCTGGCCCAGCGCGTCTGGAAAAAGGACCACCTGCGCTATTCCGGCAGCCCCCTGCCGCTGTCGTTCTCGGAGATCGGTTACCAGCACCAGGTGCTGCGCATCGACCTCGATGGACCGGTGGCAAAGGAGGTCACGCCGCTGTTCGTGCCGCGCGCGGTCGAGCTGCTGCGCGTGCCGCCCAAGCCCGCTCCCTCTGCCCGAGGTGCTGGGAGCGCTCGACGCCCTCGAGCTCGATCCCGACCTGCCGCCGCAATGCTGGCCCTACCGGAAGTGCGGGTGCTGCTCGACGGCCCCGAGCCGGGCCTGCGCGCGCAGGTGGAGGCCGCGATTGCGGGCAAGCCGGTGCGCCTGGCGAAGATCGAACCGACCCGTAAAGTCGTCACGCGCGCGGATGGCGCCGACGCATTGACGCTCGACCAGTTGGCCCAGCTGCAGCCGGACGACATCTTTCGCCGCCTGTGGCAGCAGCGCTTCGGCGAAGACGCGCCGATTGATCAGCTGACGGCCTTTGCCGAACTGATGCTGCCCGGCGACACGGAGCGCGCATGA